The following are from one region of the Coffea eugenioides isolate CCC68of chromosome 2, Ceug_1.0, whole genome shotgun sequence genome:
- the LOC113761201 gene encoding uncharacterized protein LOC113761201: METTTEILHSSSSSSISDSSNNDNGPWSAETTWAIASGSLESSVTFDSSHDSPEQPESDSPRKLPPLILNPPAPDSGPCEIKLHLLQKYNIRQIYVRSTARVYEVYCAQSKNSGNEYLCTVRCSIAERDEQVLQAVNVEELSKECVKHAAVGLPEEKSSGGEHNAPSDDDWVEVKVVSSPTLENGTGSLSNETISNTERHIQDYYEATVEISDSDPCTSLIIRLLSLQNKGVVYIDEVYIYAELVDSTDSESLAPQVNGATGSSLMAMFVPTLLQMSKSCVSPTQGEQPSDKLGKASKVENLPKSIDVNENPAYFYQGQKFCADQQYIKLQDVGGSNAESVKSVLPNQTVKEDESFDPVVKNESPCSRIEKVLEQLVSRVSRIEEVCLRFEENMLKPINSMELRIQQVEQQLESLTKNSHDSGFPTGTRICAPSFSCESNSSSFHNGGSDCQPFRGPELERKEIPSVAFANPSDGFANSVNSPRFLPSLVVSVPEFSCGDDEQDDDVLESVNENNEDDEVLKPLKDSSGERRKIDDILAAALSTFLSSASDHPSRCEQTSMVASDTEIISKRGQMENLQILPSNAHEAAACITVSEEPPKYTQILTVTAPEFTSEENGGEEDSVCAQPPTTEASSFASKKSEDNSEVPFCDAEIEVSEVTSDSSDFFGNKSASDLLSISNAVLLTGRGVPNNILPGDAHSGGAHVQDQSLQESTTFSSLSSTADQAKGSVETDVCETIKETNQGQPSTVSSPTKKNVHSLGADVQNHFSKEDTTSSLLERCISLSADRDKNSVQSDVCQTIEKTGIDSDESKDVLEKYFGCHTSGGSHKERIAAGGAHGIAAEGPEKYMLQNVSRTGSLVDFKLPILDVQFAAHENCSTQPPLEALLSDLSEFSFGANSIGKGGGDLDTAKEMDNLYRDDCETIDPVTSRSLLVDLGIYDIVVSSDEESGLDDYRNTCNHHEMVASLI; this comes from the exons ATGGAAACCACTACTGAGATTCTtcacagcagcagcagcagtagcATTAGTGACAGCAGTAATAACGATAATGGGCCATGGAGCGCCGAAACAACATGGGCAATCGCTTCCGGGTCTCTAGAAAGCTCCGTCACCTTCGATTCGTCCCACGATTCTCCGGAACAACCCGAGTCCGATTCCCCTCGGAAGTTGCCTCCGCTTATCCTAAACCCTCCCGCACCGGATTCTGGCCCCTGCGAAATTAAGC TACATTTGTTGCAGAAGTACAATATTCGGCAAATTTATGTTCGAAGTACTGCTCGTGTATATGAAGTGTATTGTGCACAATCTAAGAATAGTGGGAATGAGTACCTCTGTACTGTTCGCTGTAGCATTGCTGAAAGAGATGAACAAGTACTCCAAGCAGTCAATGTTGAAGAACTTTCTAAAGAATGTGTGAAACATGCTGCCGTAGGATTACCTGAAGAGAAATCTTCTGGTGGAGAACATAATGCCCCTTCTGACGATGATTGGGTGGAGGTTAAAGTTGTTTCCTCTCCAACACTTGAGAATGGAACAGGATCTTTGTCAAATGAGACAATTTCCAACACAGAGAGGCACATTCAg GATTATTATGAGGCTACAGTAGAAATCAGTGACTCGGACCCTTGCACATCTCTTATCATTCGTTTACTGTCACTTCAGAATAAAGGTGTTGTGTACATTGATGAAGTGTACATTTATGCTGAGCTGGTTGATTCAACTGATTCAGAAAGTCTGGCTCCTCAAGTAAATGGTGCAACTGGAAGTTCTTTAATGGCCATGTTTGTCCCAACATTACTTCAGATGTCTAAATCTTGTGTAAGTCCAACTCAAGGTGAACAGCCTTCTGACAAATTGGGAAAGGCCAGTAAAGTGGAAAACTTACCAAAATCAATTGATGTAAATGAAAATCCAGCTTACTTTTACCAAGGTCAAAAGTTCTGTGCTGATCAGCAATACATAAAATTGCAAGATGTGGGTGGGTCTAATGCAGAATCAGTTAAATCTGTGCTTCCTAATCAGACTGTAAAAGAAGATGAATCTTTTGATCCTGTTGTGAAAAATGAGTCTCCGTGCAGTCGTATTGAGAAAGTTCTGGAGCAACTTGTGTCTCGAGTGAGCAGAATCGAAGAAGTTTGTTTGAGGTTTGAAGAAAACATGCTTAAGCCCATAAACAGCATGGAATTGAGGATTCAACAGGTTGAGCAACAGCTAgaatcacttaccaagaacTCTCACGATTCTGGATTTCCAACTGGCACTAGGATTTGTGCTCCATCATTTTCATGTGAATCAAATTCCAGCTCATTCCATAATGGTGGGAGTGACTGTCAGCCTTTTAGGGGACCagagttggaaagaaaggaaatacCTTCTGTTGCTTTTGCGAATCCATCTGATGGCTTTGCTAACTCAGTGAATTCCCCACGTTTCCTTCCAAGTCTTGTGGTCAGTGTCCCCGAATTTTCTTGCGGTGATGATGAGCAGGATGATGATGTACTGGAATCTGTCAATGAaaataatgaagatgatgaagtgTTAAAGCCATTGAAGGATTCATCTGGGGAAAGAAGGAAAATCGATGATATCTTGGCTGCAGCACTTTCAACATTCTTATCTTCGGCCAGTGATCATCCTTCTAGATGTGAACAAACTTCGATGGTTGCTTCTGATACTGAGATAATTAGCAAAAGGGGGCAAATGGAAAATCTTCAGATTCTTCCAAGCAACGCTCATGAAGCTGCTGCCTGTATAACAGTCAGTGAAGAGCCTCCGAAGTATACCCAAATATTAACGGTTACTGCCCCTGAATTCACTTCTGAGGAAAATGGCGGCGAAGAGGATTCAGTGTGTGCCCAGCCTCCTACTACTGAGGCTTCTAGTTTCGCTAGTAAGAAGAGTGAAGATAACAGTGAAGTACCCTTTTGTGATGCTGAAATTGAAGTTTCTGAGGTTACTTCAGACTCATCTGATTTCTTTGGAAACAAGTCAGCATCTGATCTATTATCAATCTCTAATGCTGTTCTGCTTACTGGGCGTGGAGTTCCAAACAACATTCTACCTGGTGATGCCCACTCTGGAGGAGCTCATGTTCAAGATCAATCTTTGCAAGAAAGCACTACCTTCAGTTCATTGAGTTCAACAGCTGATCAAGCCAAAGGGTCTGTGGAAACTGATGTTTGTGAGACTATAAAGGAGACTAATCAAGGGCAACCAAGCACAGTTTCATCACCTACAAAGAAGAATGTCCACTCTTTAGGAGCCGATGTGCAAAACCATTTCTCCAAAGAGGATACTACCAGCAGTCTCTTGGAGAGATGCATCAGTCTGTCTGCTGACAGAGATAAGAACTCTGTACAAAGTGATGTTTGCCAAACTATTGAGAAAACTGGTATTGACTCAGATGAAAGCAAGGATGTTTTGGAAAAGTACTTTGGATGCCATACAAGTGGAGGTTCtcacaaagaaaggattgctgcTGGTGGTGCACATGGTATTGCTGCTGAAGGGCCTGAAAAATATATGCTGCAAAATGTTTCCAGAACTGGTTCTTTAGTTGATTTTAAATTACCCATCTTAGATGTGCAATTTGCTGCTCATGAAAATTGCAGTACCCAGCCCCCTCTCGAAGCTCTTCTGAGCGATCTGTCAGAATTCAGTTTTGGTGCAAACTCTATTGGTAAAGGTGGTGGTGACCTGGACACAGCAAAGGAAATGGATAACCTTTACAGGGACGATTGTGAAACAATAGATCCGGTAACTAGCAGAAGTCTTTTGGTGGACTTGGGCATTTATGATATAGTTGTCAGTTCAGACGAAGAAAGTGGACTTGATGATTACCGTAATACCTGCAATCATCATGAAATGGTTGCAAGTCTCATCTGA